TTCGGGCCTTCCCACAGATCCTCCGCCATTGCTCTTCACATATTCTTGACAAGGTAAGGATCAGACCTCAGCAGCCCTTGATCCCCAGCCTACTCATGCCTCTGATACGTTATCTGTTCCTGCCATGACTGGACCTGATACACCCTTACCAGATACTATCCACACTACCTCGGATACCCCTGCTCATATCCCGATATCCTTATTTCCTTCCGCAGGGAACCTACACGCTCCACTCGTTATCCCATTCAGGATTACGTTGCCTATTCTTACCTCTCTACTAAGTCTCATGCCTTTACCACTTCCCTGGATTCCTACCCGATTCCCAAGAATGTGATGACAGCTGTAGCTCACCCAAGATGGCGTCAAGCCATGGAAGACGAGATTGGGGCCTTACGAGCCAATCACATATGGGATATTGAACCACTTCATCTTTGTAACCGTGTTGTTGGTTGTTGTTGGGTCTTCAAGGTTAAACTTAACCCTGATGGTTCTCTACATCGTCTGAAAACTAGTTTGGTAAGTAAGGGCTATTCCCAGGCTTATGGTATTGATTATGACGAGACTTTCTCCCCAGTTGCCAAAATGCCTTCTGTTCGCATTTGTATTACTCTTGCTGTCATTCATCATTGGCCGCTCCACCAGCTTGATGTCAAGAACGCCTTTCTTAATGGTGTTCTTGGGGAGGATGTTTATATGGAGCAGCCACCAGGGTTCATTATTGAGGAGGAGGCTTCCAAATATGTAAACTACGTCGTTCTCTGTATGGCCTTAAACAATCTCCCAGTGCATGGTTTGGTCGGTTATCTAGTGTTATGGAAGAATTTGGAATGGTTCGTAGTACATATGATCATTCCGTATTCTTCAGACATCATCAGGGATGAAGGATCATCTTAGttgtttatgtggatgatatcatAGTTACAGGGGATGATGAAGAAGGGATTACCAGGCTCAAACACTTCCTTCAGTCTCAGTTTCAGATTAGCGACTTGGGTCAACTTCGGTACTTCCTTGGCATAGAAGTATCTCGTTCCCCACAAGAAATACTTATCTGTCAATGAAAGTATGTCCTTAATATGCTAACTGAGTGTGGCTTACTAGGTTGCAAACCGGTTGACAGTCCTATGCTTCCAACGAGGAAGCTCCTTCCAGATGACGGAAGTCCAATGAAAGATCCTGAGCAATACAGATGATTGGTCGGAAAACTTAACTACTTAACTGCCATCCGACCAGATATCTCCTTTGTTGTCAGTGTCCTAAGTCAGTTCATGGCCACTCCGTACACGGGACACTGGGATGCTGCTCTTCGTGTGTTAAGATATCTCAAGACCACACCAGACCTAGGGATCTTATATTCTGATCAGGGTCATTTTCGTGTGGGTGCTTTCACAGAAGATGGAGATGGACGTATATCTGGATTCTCAGACGCAGATTGGGCAGGTTGTCCTATTTTCCGTCGATCCACCACTAAGTATTGTGTTTTCGTTGGAGGAAACCTTGTGTCCTGGAAGAGTAAGAAACAACACACCGTATCCAGATCAAGTGCCGAATCAGAGTACAGAGCTATAGCAGATGTTACATCAGAGATGATATGGGTTCGTCGTCTTCTAGAGAACTTGGGGTTATCTCTGAAGACTTGATGCGATTGTACTGTGATAATCAAACAGCTATATATATAGCCAAAAATCAAGTATTCCATGAGAGAACTAAACACATTGAGGTTGATTGTCACCTAATCAGAGATCGGCTACTTGGTACTCAAAAGGATCCCCTATCGATTCAGCCAATCCATGTTAGGACGGAATTCCAACTAGCGGATATCTTCATAAAACCACTCCGGAAGGCACAAATAGACTTTATATCTAACAAGTTGGGAATGATTAATATCTATGCTCCAACTTGAGGAAGAATGTTGGTTGTAAATAATAGAAGGATCTAGTTGTTAACTAGAGGTCCCTACATGTAATTATAGAGTCCTTGCATGCAATTATAGGTGTAGTCACATGTAATTAGTTATTTCTTTTTTATCCCTCTTTCTCCCTATATATAGAGGGATCCTTTTCTTATTATGACACTTAACTAATACAAGTTCATATTTCATATTTCATATTCATACCATTTACAGCTTGTACTATAAGCATAACAACCATAACACAAATTGATTCTTAACATAACACCAGTTTACCAAAAAATC
This is a stretch of genomic DNA from Helianthus annuus cultivar XRQ/B chromosome 16, HanXRQr2.0-SUNRISE, whole genome shotgun sequence. It encodes these proteins:
- the LOC118488322 gene encoding secreted RxLR effector protein 161-like; translation: MATPYTGHWDAALRVLRYLKTTPDLGILYSDQGHFRVGAFTEDGDGRISGFSDADWAGCPIFRRSTTKYCVFVGGNLVSWKSKKQHTVSRSSAESEYRAIADVTSEMIWVRRLLENLGLSLKT